From Candidatus Omnitrophota bacterium:
GGTTTTGTTTTTATCAGTTAACGCCCATGCTTATGATGATGGTGATTTTCAAATTTGGAACACTGATGTGGAAGAGATGCAACTTAAGAAAGATCTAAAGCTTGTATTTGAACAGGAGTTTCGCTGGGGGGAAAATGCAAGTGATTTTTACTATCAGCATTATGATCTGGGGCTATTCTATAATCTAAATAAATATTGGAGTATAGGTGGTGGATACAGGCATGTTCTTAATAAAAGCAAAGGTAAATTTTTGGTTGAAAATGAGCCTTATGTTGCTGCTACTTTTACTAACCAATTTGCAGGGTTTAAATATGATGACCGCAGCCGGCTCGAATATAACCATTTTGATTATAAAGATGATACCTGGAGGTATCGCAATAAGCTTACCGTGAAGGCGCCGTGGAAATTCACCAAGTTAGAATTTCAACCGTTTGTTGCTGAGGAATTATTTATCCTTTTTGATGATGGACAAAGGCTAAATGAAAGCAGGTCTACTGCCGGTTTGACAATGAGTATAACTAAAAACCTCAAAGGTGAAATCTATTACATGTTCAGAACCACAAAAAGCGGCCTGAAGTGGACAGATACAAATGTGCTGGGAACTAAGTTAAAGCTTGTGTTCTAAAAAGATCTTTCGCTAACGCTTTAGGATAAATGCGCCCGTATGTTAAAAAATTATAGCGCATTTAATTTTACGTAGATTTAACATTGGTTTGGTATAAATAAGGTATAATATACAGTAAAGATAAATGGAGGATT
This genomic window contains:
- a CDS encoding DUF2490 domain-containing protein codes for the protein MKRIVLVAIGAVLFLSVNAHAYDDGDFQIWNTDVEEMQLKKDLKLVFEQEFRWGENASDFYYQHYDLGLFYNLNKYWSIGGGYRHVLNKSKGKFLVENEPYVAATFTNQFAGFKYDDRSRLEYNHFDYKDDTWRYRNKLTVKAPWKFTKLEFQPFVAEELFILFDDGQRLNESRSTAGLTMSITKNLKGEIYYMFRTTKSGLKWTDTNVLGTKLKLVF